One window of the Strix uralensis isolate ZFMK-TIS-50842 chromosome 3, bStrUra1, whole genome shotgun sequence genome contains the following:
- the TRMT11 gene encoding tRNA (guanine(10)-N(2))-methyltransferase TRMT11 isoform X2, which translates to MDKMLPYLQTDSTYKVHIHTFNKTLTQAQKIKKIDALEFLPFKGKVNLKNPEHIFWILEDYGMDPNNVPEDPFHLYFGRWIADGQRELIESYSVKKRHFIGNTSMDACLSFIMANHGRVKPNDVVYDPFVGTGGLLISSAHFGAYVCGTDIDYNTIHGLGKASRKNQKWRGPDENIRANLRQYGLEKYYLDALVSDSSRPIWRKGMLFDAIITDPPYGIREATRRTGSQKETVKSAERSTENHIFVSSSYHLSDIFFDLLKFAAEYLVMGGRLVYWLPIYRPEYTEEIIPRHPCLKLISNCEQMLSSHTSRRLITMEKVKEFKDQDQNSHLLDGQYMPYRGHNSFREKYFSGVTKRIAKEEKDNQK; encoded by the exons ATGGACAAGATG cttCCATATCTACAGACAGACTCTACTTACAAAGTACATATTCATACATTTAATAAAACACTGAcccaagcacagaaaataaaaaagatagaT GCCCTTGAATTTCTGCCATTCAAAGGAAAAGTAAATTTAAAGAATCCAGAACACATATTCTGGATTTTGGAAGATTATGGAATGGATCCTAATAATGTTCCAGAAGACCCCTTCCATCTGTATTTTGGTAGATGG ATTGCAGATGGCCAAAGAGAACTGATAGAGTCCTACAGTGTAAAAAAGAGACACTTTATTGGAAATACGAGCATGGATGCCTGCCTGTCTTTCATTATGGCAAACCATGGGAGAGTAAAACCCAATGATGTTGTATACGATCCATTTGTTGGAacag GTGGCCTTCTAATCTCCTCGGCACACTTCGGAGCATATGTGTGTGGTACTGATATAGATTACAACACAATCCATGGATTAG GCAAGGCAAGCAGAAAAAACCAGAAATGGAGAGGGCCAGATGAAAACATCAGAGCTAATCTCCGACAGTATGGTTTAGAGAAATACTACCTTGATGCACTAGTTTCTGATTCTTCAAGACCAATATGGCGAAAAGGGATGCTTTTTGATGCAATCATTACAGATC CACCATATGGTATCAGAGAAGCTACTCGCAGAACAGGTTCACAGAAGGAAACAGTTAAGTCAGCTGAAAGAAG CACAGAAAATCACATCTTCGTTTCATCCAGTTATCATCTCAGTGACATCTTTTTTGACCTGTTGAAGTTCGCAGCAGAGTATCTGGTGATGGGAGGAAGATTAGTTTACTGGCTGCCGATATACAGGCCTGA ATATACAGAAGAGATCATTCCCCGCCACCCGTGCCTGAAACTTATTAGCAACTGTGAACAGATGCTTTCCAGCCACACATCAAGGCGCCTGATAACCATGGAAAAGGTGAAAGAATTCAAG GATCAAGATCAGAATTCTCACTTGTTGGATGGTCAGTACATGCCATACAGGGGACACAATTCTTTTCGTGAGAAGTATTTCAGTGGTGTGACAAAGAGGATTgccaaggaagaaaaagacaatcagaagtaa
- the TRMT11 gene encoding tRNA (guanine(10)-N(2))-methyltransferase TRMT11 isoform X3, protein MEWILIMFQKTPSICILVDGCIADGQRELIESYSVKKRHFIGNTSMDACLSFIMANHGRVKPNDVVYDPFVGTGGLLISSAHFGAYVCGTDIDYNTIHGLGKASRKNQKWRGPDENIRANLRQYGLEKYYLDALVSDSSRPIWRKGMLFDAIITDPPYGIREATRRTGSQKETVKSAERSTENHIFVSSSYHLSDIFFDLLKFAAEYLVMGGRLVYWLPIYRPEYTEEIIPRHPCLKLISNCEQMLSSHTSRRLITMEKVKEFKDQDQNSHLLDGQYMPYRGHNSFREKYFSGVTKRIAKEEKDNQK, encoded by the exons ATGGAATGGATCCTAATAATGTTCCAGAAGACCCCTTCCATCTGTATTTTGGTAGATGGGTGC ATTGCAGATGGCCAAAGAGAACTGATAGAGTCCTACAGTGTAAAAAAGAGACACTTTATTGGAAATACGAGCATGGATGCCTGCCTGTCTTTCATTATGGCAAACCATGGGAGAGTAAAACCCAATGATGTTGTATACGATCCATTTGTTGGAacag GTGGCCTTCTAATCTCCTCGGCACACTTCGGAGCATATGTGTGTGGTACTGATATAGATTACAACACAATCCATGGATTAG GCAAGGCAAGCAGAAAAAACCAGAAATGGAGAGGGCCAGATGAAAACATCAGAGCTAATCTCCGACAGTATGGTTTAGAGAAATACTACCTTGATGCACTAGTTTCTGATTCTTCAAGACCAATATGGCGAAAAGGGATGCTTTTTGATGCAATCATTACAGATC CACCATATGGTATCAGAGAAGCTACTCGCAGAACAGGTTCACAGAAGGAAACAGTTAAGTCAGCTGAAAGAAG CACAGAAAATCACATCTTCGTTTCATCCAGTTATCATCTCAGTGACATCTTTTTTGACCTGTTGAAGTTCGCAGCAGAGTATCTGGTGATGGGAGGAAGATTAGTTTACTGGCTGCCGATATACAGGCCTGA ATATACAGAAGAGATCATTCCCCGCCACCCGTGCCTGAAACTTATTAGCAACTGTGAACAGATGCTTTCCAGCCACACATCAAGGCGCCTGATAACCATGGAAAAGGTGAAAGAATTCAAG GATCAAGATCAGAATTCTCACTTGTTGGATGGTCAGTACATGCCATACAGGGGACACAATTCTTTTCGTGAGAAGTATTTCAGTGGTGTGACAAAGAGGATTgccaaggaagaaaaagacaatcagaagtaa